The genomic region TGATtcacttgatttacatttgacattgttatttgacgaaaaagcaatgtggaagtaaactatagcaagtgtaacacatgaacagtatgatatgactattgtcatttgtgtctctactgaaattatgtaagctctgcatctatttagactcaaaatgtgcctgagaaaatacagcttgtgtgtagcttatgtgttatgtgtagcttaatgtttgtttgacagccagttgtgtctcagtgtggaagtaatgaatcctgttctggATTTGTTGCATCAACGCcttgatatattttaatgttttatttttcatatatctgaACATATTCTTTTCTATTATTTTCCAATTGTCTTGAAAATTCTTTAGACaatttacactatctgggcattctgtagatccatttgtgataaatATACATGCCAGGTCTTTAAAGAACCGAGTAGGTAATCAAATTTGGCCACACACCCATGCAGTTAAGGGTTAGAAAGCAAACCAACTCCAGTTCATGTAATCCTACTAACAAAGTTAGttaaattacacaatttcaaGGAAAAGCTAAATTAACAGGCAAAAGTTATTGTTCAAAAAAATGCTTCATTGTTTGTAATACAAGCATTTTGGTGACACTACAATACAAATAAGCTGGTCCCCACTATACAACATTTCTTTCCGCAACAAAAGGAACAATAAGACACTTTGTACGTACTAACTTAAATgttacaaaacatttcagttgGTTTTGACCATGATTCACTTTGGTCCTAATGTCTTTCCTTCTcacaatatataacaatataaataccaataCCACTCCTACACAAATGTTCTAGACTAACCAGTAGTACTTAATGTAACTCATGTACTATTGACAGTCCCATTACAGGACCTGTTAGACTATGCTACACAATCTTATGTGTTTAATTTTGTTTGGAGAAGAAGTCTTTGCTTTTCTGGACATCAGGCTTAATCGTGTCCTTTCCGGGCTTCCATCCAGCAGGGCAAACTAGGGAAAGGAGTAAGCGACAGGGAAAGGAGTAAGcgacaaaaaaagttttttttttactgggttAATAAGATTATTGGCACCTGAATTACAACTTAATTCAGTTTATGACTAATCTATTACATTTTAACATAGTTaaacaaaagataaaaaaaacagtTGGTAGCAAGGCCTGTATTAGGACACAATCTTTgaggtgggggagggatttgatctttagggtgggcaagtaTCTCTTCGTCGGACCAGGGTAGGGGTGCCCTCTTGACCCCCTTAGACCCGGCCATAGTTTCTAAGATGAAATGTGCACTCTTTTCTCCCTACAGCCTTGATATACTATAACATGGCACATACAGTATGATATGTAGTATGTATTGTAAAAGCAAAAAGTATTGCCAACTGATATCACCCATAGCTAGGGATTAGAAAATGTGCTGTACCTTCTCCATGTTTGTCAGTGAACTGAAATGCCTGCACCAAGCGCAGGGTTTCATCAATGGATCGGCCCACTGGCAGGTCATTGATGGTTATCTGCCTCAGAATGCCTTTGTCATCGATGATGAAAAGACCTCTAAGTCAggaagaaattaaacaaaatgaatCAAGGACCACCTCACAAAAAAAGCAGAAAACAATAGGGATGTAGGAGAGAGACCTGTGTTGTTTTATTCTAACTGTAGGTCTGCCAAAACCCATTACTATGAAgaagtagaaaaaaatatatggtATATGATACTTAAAGAACAACTAATATTTGATTCAGTTGCCCATACCTGTAGGCAATACCCTCATCTTCCTTAAGTACTCCATAATCTTGAGATATGGAGTGAAGGGAATCTGCCACCAGAGGGACATTCATATGTCCCAAACCGCCTTGCTTACGAGGTGTGTTAATCCTGTTGTGATCACACATAGGTCATTCAGTGTTAAGTTAATAAATAATGTTGACTGCTAGACACTGTCTGTACACAGCTTAGCACTGCACCATGCAACTGTATCTAGGGGCATTTGAAAATATGGCACTCAAGACCAttgatttctttttttgccaACTGAATAACACGCACTATGAAGAGTAGAGTTTATCACATTTGAGGAGTTTAAAGTCTGAGgagttttatttatcttttttgctcACCAGGCAAGATGACAGAAGTGGGAATCAACAGAGGCACCAATGACCTCACAGTTTATTTTCCTGAACTCCTCCACTGCATCACTAAAAGCGATGATCTCAGTGGGGCACACAAAGGTGAAGTCCAGTGGGTAGAAAAATAACACTACATACTTCCCTAGAAACAAGagctcaggattaattttattgttgaacaaacacaatgctctcagtcaatccaaaatgttattgaacctcaaacctgaatgtttaacaaaggaaaagtgagttttgtctttctcaggggaatatataattGTGcgcaattattaggcaactaaattacaaaaataatttctcccaactcaattgtttttattctcattttttagagtaagtgcaaaaaataagtaacacaaaatgacaattaaataacatttttggcctttcaaaaatattcagtgaccaatatagccacccttcttttcaataactgccatgagccttccatccatggagtctgtcagtttcttgatctgttcatgatcaactttcgctgaagcagcaactacagcctcccaaatgctgttcaaagaggtgtattgtcttccctcactgtaaatctcacatttgagaagggcccacaagttctcagtaggatttaagtcaggtgaggaagggggccaagtcattatttgggcatctttgaggcccttgctggctagccaagcagtggagtacttggatgcatgtgatggagcattgtcctgcataaagatcatggccttcttgaatgctgaggacttcttcctgtaccactgcttgaagaaagtactttccagaaactggcagtaggtttgagagttgagtttcagtccatcttcaattcaaaaaggtccaactacctcatccttaatgatagcagcccataccagtacccctcctccagcttgctggcacctgactcgaagtggtgccctgtgtccattagtgatccagccacgggcctaTCCATCTGGTCCACCAAGAgtcactcatttcatctgtccataaaacctttgaaaaatctgtcttcgtGCATTTCTTTgtccaatcttgacgcttcaacttgtgaatatattcagtggtggttgtgtttcagccttcttgaccttggccatgtctctgagcacttgacaccttgtacttctggacactccaggtaggttgcagttctggaatacggtagcactggaggataatgggttcctggtagcttcacgtttaattcttttcaagtcttttgcagttaatttgcactttttcttctccatgtgttttttgcgccccagttgactactcgtaacaaaacgtttgattgtccagtggtcacgcctcaatagtttagctatttcaagactgttgcatccatctgaaaggcattttacaatattggacttttcagtgtcagttaaatctcttttttggcccattttacctcaGATAAtaaagctgcctaataattatgcacactttgatataaggtgttagtcacttttgccacaccctccctcattacacaaatacataccacctgaaaatgattgaatccaataagcattcaagtttatatggtttggagttggaaaatttgcatggaaataatgataagatcagtattcacacttgcctaataattgtgcgtgcagtgttttatatatatatatatatatatatatatatatatatatatatatatatatatatatatattgtggtgaaATAAATATAGgcgaaaagattaagtactttctacactgaataagaaattttaagcatgaacttgaaaatgttaattaaattccacatttgtactcaattcaaacatgtaaaaatatgttttagcttataaatattatttatgattgttatctttacaatgtgtcatcatgtatcagtcctaaagtagaaaaccttatatttatttattttctaatttgagtaaatttcacaggtgaataaaataaataagtaaattttacttaacttttcaaagctggtgttccctgCAGGCACCGGGCTTGAATGATTAAtgagtttcactgtttgcaagttgatttacactgttttttttgtagttgttgttgattttgttgttttttggtaattttggtaacttcttgttttgtgaagtctgaataCAAAATTACccatttataaaaacaattttaaaaaatttttgaaaatatttatgtACCGTATATATCAGTATTGTGTGATCAAGAGTTTCTGGCCAGTGTTCTTTCAGAATTCTTTACaatataattcatattttcatACTATATACATATTGAAAGGATTACTATCTCGGTATGCACCATATATTACAGGACATTATTGTGCTTGTATATCGACATCTCTTCTTCATTGCACTGGTGTTCAGATCATACCTCTGTAGTCAGACAACTTGAGATCTTTAAACTGTCCATCTGGCATCACAGCTTTGGCTGTGAAGTCTGGAGCAGTCTTCCCAATATGAGCTTTTCCAGCTGCCATTCTCTGCTAGAGTGAAGAGTAGAAAATATATTTCACTTTAGAAAGCAAAATGGAAAGGAAACATGCATAATAGGAAATTtgtctaaaaaacaaacaaaaaggttAATGCCACATTTCAGAGGAAGAAACCGTAAGTATTTAGTAAGAAGTATTAACTTTGACGCATAtgattatatacaaaatactacAATCTGCATGAAGAATGATTACTTTAGGAATAGGATATAATAGAATTTTCTCTCATTACGTCAATATTTCCTCAATCTGCAACATCTGAACTTACACACGACTGGAAAATTAATTAActatattcattaattttgaatttgaatttataaaACGCAATTTTGACGAAagacaataaatatatacaaCGCATTATTGACGTAACGCAATTTCCCATAAAGTCTGTTTGCTCTTATATTACAGAAAGATTCAGTTTGGGTAAAACAGAATTAGCTGAACGCGCATTAAAGTGCAACAGGTCGCAGGTTCGCATTTATATATGTCAACACTGACACATTAGAAATGTCTAATACCTTCCAAATGTCAAATCTTTCTTTAAGTTTTAAGGAATTCACCGCCGACTAAAAAAACACGAAACTTCATGTATATTTCCGGGATATATACTGTATGGCCATAGAAAGTTCACGACCATTTCGTTCAAAACGCATATACATAATAGTTTGCACAAGAGCATCTCATACCCTCGGTGTCTCCGCTGTCCGAGTCTTGTCAATGAATGAATTAAGTGAATACACGGCGGTGGTTGGTGTTTAAATAAGGCTTCCCCAAGTCCCGCGATACTCTGTGAGATCCACTGCCTCAAGAAGTAAATGCCCATTGAAACAACCAAATGACTGAGATCTGTTTATGGCAGGATGACTTTGCACATTTCCTATGCTTAAATATGTAGAACACGAGGAGATGAGCTATTTCCATATTGACTGTATTGTAAAAATATGCAACAAGCTTCCTCATAAAAAACTGATCAAATGAATTACAGTTAGCCAAATAAAACAACTTAGTACCTTGAAATATGTGTCAGTCTTGAGAAAAGAGAATAACCATAAACCGGTTGCTTTCTTTCAGTGATTTTAGTCTATTTTAAAGTGAGAAAAGACTAacagagttaaagggatagttcacccaaaaaatgacaattcttctaatcatttactcatcctcatgccatcccagatgtgtatgatttgctttcttttgcagaacacaaatgaagatttttagaagaatatttcagctctgtagatccatacaatgaaagtgaatggtgaccagaactttgaagctacaaaaatcacattaaggcagcataaaagtaattcatacgactcagttgtttaatccatgtcttctgaagcgatatgataggtgtgggtgagaaatagatcaatatttcagtacttttttaaataaacaattctcctccctgccaagtaggtggtgatatgtacaaagaatgtgaactgccaaaacaaacaaagaatgtgaaaatgaaagtggagatttacagtaaaaaaatgacttaattatttatctgtttcttacccacacccaGGGGTGAAAATTAAGGGTGGaggatgggggggaggtaacatgtaaatgccccccaccccccaacaccGTCTCGGATGTCATTTGATGTCTATtcaaaatgtttgtaaatctgatcttattaagatgtttagcagatgttaattagaatgtgatgctttccagatgaaatgctatTAAATAGACATCtcagatgtacatgtgctatctggaatAGACTGCCTGTAAtgtgttaaatgtgtgttccTAGAGTAAGGAAGTAATAGAGGCTATTTGCAGAATCTAACACTTATGTTCTGGCTCAGAAAGTGCTCATTTAACTGAATCTTGTTTCTCAAATACAGCTAATCCACCATAAGTTTCATGTCATGGGCCTCCTGCCATGTGACTGAGCTTTTTTGTCAAAGGTTAAATGTTTTGCCTCTCATTAGTCAAACTGACTTACATTTCTATATACAATGCAAACttgagactgttttttttttttttttaacatctccCCTCAAAATCCTTAGCATTAATCATATTTGTATGTAGGTGCCTATGATCTTTATGTCCTACACACAATTAATTACATTGTCATTTCACAAGATATACTCAATGTATACATGTTTCTCAATGttacatgaaaattctgttattgaaCTCCACCTTTAAGTTACATAATTTGTGGAATTTTCCCGATTCATTGTGTCATAGTAATGCTTTTACATTCCTCTGGAGTTACTAAACTCATGCTATGTTTGcacatatttttccccatttccCTTTTATCTAGATCAGTTCCCAGAGAGTAAATCTTTTCACTCATTCATATACACATAAATCTTTGGACACTACTTGTAAACACAATAGCTTGGGATTCCTAACACTTCCTCTATATTTAAGCAAGCTTATGTACTTTGTACTAGGCGATGTAGAAAAGAGGCTGTCATCTGCACGCTCATCTTACCTTCCCTTTTCCCCCTCACTgaacccatacacacacacacacacacacacacatacacacactcacaccctctTTCAGCGTGCCGTCTCTCGACCTTGTTGCCATGGGCACCAAATGAAGGGTCTGATAAGAGGGGACTGGACACAAAGAGATCATATTAAAATTGCAGCTGTGGGCTTCAGATCAAATGATGCCTCAAACATGTGTTTAAAAAGAACTGCTTTCAACCAACAAACATGGGCATAATCAGCCTGTCTCTCAGTAATGACCCGCTCTTCAGCTTTGTGTCACGTCCACAGTTTTAGtgaacattacaaacaacatgcATACACCAGGTTTTGGCTACTTGAAAGTATGTTCAGTGTGCTAAATTATAAACGGAATGTTTAAGGAGGATTGAATTTTTAAACACTAAGCCTACAGCATGAGTCAGTATCAAATGTTTGACAAGTTTGTGGTGTGTAGATAAGAACAATAGCACATCAGGATATAGGTCATAATTCTCCTGTATGCCTTGGTTCGGAGTATTCTGAGAAAATAGAAACCTTATACAAGTAGTCTAGTTGAGCCATCTCTCTTGGGCAGCATAGTATGTGTGAGGTATGCCAACAAGTGTATGCATTGCCAAAGGGACTACAATTCCCAATGAACAACTTTTATGAGGAACTTCCGTTCATGAGCAAGTAGAGCTCAGGGGCCAGTGAGGGCTCTGACAAGCCTCACGAGCTGTACCCAGGCCAGAGAAAATAGGGAATGAAGAGACAACCAGTGAGGTGTCAATAGACATCTTCACAAGTCCCTGACGTAGAGTCCAAGTCTCAAGTCTCTGATgtagagtccaagtcaagtcccaagTCTTTGAGgtagagtccaagtcaagttTCAAGTCTTGAGGTAGAGTCCAAGTCTCAAGTCTCTAACgtagagtccaagtcaagtctcaagtctctgACGTAGAGTcaaagtcaagtctcaagtattTGAGGTGAAGTCCAAGTCAAGTTTCAAGTCTTTGAGgtagagtccaagtcaagtctcaattATTTGAGGTAGATCCCAAGTCAAGTTTCAAGTCTTTGAGgtagagtccaagtcaagtctcaagtctctgacgtagagtccaagtcaagtctaaAGTCTTTGAGgtgaagtccaagtcaagtctcaagtctttgattTAGAGTcaaagtcaagtctcaagtattTGAGGTAGAGCCCAAGTCAAGTTTCAAGTCTTTGAGgtagagtccaagtcaagtctcaattATTTGAGGTAGATCTCAAGTCAAGTTTCAAGTCTTTGAGgtagagtccaagtcaagtctcaagtctctgacgtagagtccaagtcaagtcttaagTCTTTGAGgtgaagtccaagtcaagtctcaagtctttgattTAGAGTcaaagtcaagtctcaagtattTGAGGTAGAGCCCAAGTCAAGTTTCAAGTCTTTGAGgtagagtccaagtcaagtctcaattATTTGAGGTAGATCCCAAGTCAAGTTTCAAGTCTTTGAGgtagagtccaagtcaagtctcaagtctatGACATTGagttcaagtcaagtctcaagtctttgaggttgagtccaagtcaagtctcatgtCTTTGATGTTGAGTCTAAGTCAATTCTCAAGTCTCTGATatagagtccaagtcaagtctcaaggcTCTGACATAGAGTTCAAGTGAAGTCTCAAGTATTTGAGGTAGAGTcaaagtcaagtctcaagtctttgaggtgaagtccaagtcaagtctcaagtctttgacatagagtccaagtcaagtctcaagtctttgatgtagagtctaagtcaagtctcaagtctctgatgtagagtccaagtcaagtctcaagtctttg from Myxocyprinus asiaticus isolate MX2 ecotype Aquarium Trade chromosome 5, UBuf_Myxa_2, whole genome shotgun sequence harbors:
- the LOC127441021 gene encoding peroxiredoxin-1-like, whose protein sequence is MAAGKAHIGKTAPDFTAKAVMPDGQFKDLKLSDYRGKYVVLFFYPLDFTFVCPTEIIAFSDAVEEFRKINCEVIGASVDSHFCHLAWINTPRKQGGLGHMNVPLVADSLHSISQDYGVLKEDEGIAYRGLFIIDDKGILRQITINDLPVGRSIDETLRLVQAFQFTDKHGEVCPAGWKPGKDTIKPDVQKSKDFFSKQN